In the Maribacter sp. MJ134 genome, one interval contains:
- the murC gene encoding UDP-N-acetylmuramate--L-alanine ligase — MNLKDIHNVYFIGIGGIGMSALARYFRFINKHVAGYDKTETPLTRELTSNTIAIHYEDDVDRIPSTFKNVKDTLVVYTPAVAKTHSEYQYFSERGFHIKKRSEVLGMVTKDSFCFAVAGTHGKTTTSSILAHLLKETGTPLTAFLGGISEDFNSNFLLEGTEYSVVEADEFDRSFLRLTPNVACITSMDADHLDIYGDSDELKKSFLEFTKRLKPNGKLFVKSGLPVAGITYGIEDNSDYCIQNIRIEQGTYIFDLGTPNSVLKGVRFNKPGRHNLLNGLVAFAMAIEAGSPPYRLAEALATFKGVQRRFSYRIKNDELVFIDDYAHHPTEINAVFEAIREMHPQKKVLAIFQPHLFSRTKDFGDDFATSLSRFDSICLLEIYPAREKAIPGITSNWLLDKITNPFKKLIQKEQIISEIKAQNPDVLVTMGAGDIGLEINKIQKELSYAY, encoded by the coding sequence ATGAATTTAAAAGACATACATAATGTGTACTTCATCGGGATAGGTGGCATTGGTATGTCCGCCCTTGCGCGATATTTTCGTTTTATTAATAAGCATGTTGCGGGCTATGATAAGACGGAAACCCCTTTAACAAGAGAACTTACGTCTAATACTATAGCTATACATTATGAAGATGATGTGGACCGTATTCCGTCAACATTCAAAAATGTTAAGGATACCTTGGTCGTTTACACACCGGCGGTTGCCAAAACACATTCCGAATATCAATATTTTTCCGAGCGCGGTTTTCATATTAAAAAGCGGTCTGAAGTATTAGGGATGGTTACAAAAGATTCCTTTTGTTTTGCCGTTGCCGGTACGCACGGTAAAACAACTACCTCTAGTATTCTCGCACATTTGTTAAAAGAAACGGGCACTCCTTTAACCGCTTTTCTCGGAGGTATTTCTGAGGATTTTAATAGTAATTTCTTATTGGAGGGTACGGAGTACTCCGTGGTGGAGGCAGATGAGTTTGATCGCTCTTTTTTAAGGTTAACGCCTAATGTAGCATGTATTACCTCAATGGATGCGGATCACTTGGATATTTATGGAGATTCGGACGAATTGAAAAAATCGTTTCTGGAATTTACAAAGCGGCTAAAGCCTAACGGAAAGTTATTTGTAAAGAGTGGTCTGCCTGTAGCGGGTATAACCTATGGTATTGAGGATAATTCGGACTACTGTATCCAAAACATAAGAATAGAACAAGGTACCTACATATTTGATTTGGGAACCCCGAATTCAGTTTTGAAAGGGGTTAGGTTCAATAAACCGGGAAGGCATAACCTGCTTAACGGTTTGGTTGCTTTTGCTATGGCGATAGAGGCCGGTTCCCCACCGTATCGCCTGGCTGAAGCTTTGGCCACTTTCAAGGGGGTGCAACGAAGATTCTCTTACAGGATAAAGAACGATGAATTGGTATTTATAGATGATTACGCGCATCATCCTACAGAAATCAATGCTGTTTTTGAAGCAATTAGGGAGATGCATCCCCAGAAAAAAGTATTGGCGATTTTTCAGCCACATCTGTTTTCAAGAACTAAGGATTTTGGTGATGATTTTGCGACAAGTCTTTCCAGATTCGATAGTATTTGCCTGCTGGAAATTTATCCGGCAAGGGAAAAGGCCATTCCAGGGATTACTTCGAATTGGTTGTTGGATAAAATAACAAATCCCTTTAAAAAATTAATTCAAAAGGAACAAATTATATCCGAAATAAAAGCTCAAAATCCTGATGTTCTCGTGACTATGGGTGCAGGAGATATCGGACTCGAAATAAATAAAATACAAAAGGAACTGTCTTATGCGTATTAA